Proteins encoded within one genomic window of Jiangella mangrovi:
- a CDS encoding glycosyltransferase, giving the protein MATFLIASIAIEAHTTNPLPVAARLVERGHTVLWYAGRAFHERIARTSATPLPYVDAPDFSGQDFFEYFPQFRGRSGPKVIGDAFAQVFVGHAPQRVADLRRITAAHPVDAMLTEGLSYGVGMVSELEGIPWATFADGPLPFEDPDTPPFGPGLLPMRGPAGRLRNRLIRAAAGRLIFRDAERVYDEVRAGLGLPPDPGSALQAGPSPLLHLQACTPSFEYPRRHLPAHIHWIGALRPDPRPWDPPAWWDELGVDGVDGAGRRPVVHVTQGSLRPDPAELVLPAVRGLADEPVTVVVTTGGASRADLERAAGEPLPANCLVMPWIPYDELLARADVFVTNGGYTGVTLALAHGVPIVQAGTTEEKAENAARIQWSGVGLRLGKTHPAPSKVRAAVRRVLDEPSFRTAARRVQAEMSAHDAAVESAELLERLAATRRPVLRADADERVLSRSE; this is encoded by the coding sequence ATGGCGACCTTCCTGATCGCGTCGATCGCGATCGAGGCCCACACCACCAACCCGCTGCCCGTCGCGGCGCGGCTGGTCGAACGCGGGCACACCGTGCTCTGGTACGCCGGCCGGGCGTTCCACGAGCGCATCGCCCGCACCAGCGCGACTCCGCTGCCGTACGTCGATGCGCCGGACTTCAGCGGCCAGGACTTCTTCGAGTACTTCCCGCAGTTCCGCGGCCGATCCGGACCGAAGGTCATCGGCGACGCCTTCGCCCAGGTCTTCGTCGGGCACGCGCCGCAGCGGGTCGCCGACCTGCGCCGCATCACCGCGGCCCACCCCGTCGACGCCATGCTCACCGAGGGCCTCAGCTACGGCGTCGGCATGGTCTCCGAGCTCGAGGGCATCCCGTGGGCGACGTTCGCCGACGGCCCGCTGCCGTTCGAGGACCCCGACACGCCGCCGTTCGGCCCCGGCCTGCTCCCCATGCGCGGGCCGGCCGGGCGGCTGCGCAACCGGCTCATCCGGGCCGCCGCCGGCCGGCTGATCTTCCGCGACGCCGAGCGCGTGTACGACGAAGTCCGGGCCGGCCTGGGACTTCCGCCCGACCCGGGGTCCGCGCTGCAGGCCGGACCGTCGCCGCTGCTGCACCTGCAGGCGTGCACTCCGTCGTTCGAGTACCCGCGCCGCCACCTGCCGGCGCACATCCACTGGATCGGCGCGCTCCGGCCCGACCCGAGGCCGTGGGACCCGCCGGCCTGGTGGGACGAGCTGGGGGTCGACGGCGTCGACGGCGCCGGCCGCCGGCCGGTCGTGCACGTGACGCAGGGCAGCCTTCGGCCCGACCCGGCCGAGCTGGTACTGCCGGCCGTCCGCGGGCTGGCGGACGAGCCGGTCACCGTCGTCGTCACCACCGGCGGCGCGTCGCGGGCCGACCTCGAGCGGGCCGCGGGGGAGCCGCTGCCGGCGAACTGCCTGGTCATGCCCTGGATCCCGTACGACGAGCTGCTCGCGCGGGCCGACGTGTTCGTCACCAACGGCGGCTACACCGGCGTGACGCTGGCGCTCGCGCACGGCGTCCCGATCGTCCAGGCCGGCACCACGGAGGAGAAGGCCGAGAACGCCGCCCGCATCCAGTGGTCCGGCGTCGGGCTACGGCTCGGCAAGACCCACCCGGCGCCGTCGAAGGTGCGGGCGGCGGTCCGCCGGGTGCTGGACGAGCCGTCCTTCCGCACGGCCGCCCGCAGGGTCCAGGCGGAGATGTCCGCTCACGACGCGGCCGTCGAGTCCGCCGAGCTGCTCGAGCGCCTGGCCGCGACCCGCCGGCCGGTGCTGCGCGCCGACGCTGATGAGAGGGTTCTCAGCCGGTCCGAATAG
- a CDS encoding TetR family transcriptional regulator, with protein sequence MNNERRTYTSALRAEQTRLTQRRILDAGHRLFVEQGYGPTTIAAVAAAAEVSAQTVYNAFGSKPALLKHVYDVVLAGDDEPIPLAQRPEVQAMYALPDPAEFLRGYAGLARTLSERLGPLMLVIAAGAGSGDPELTAHIETTDGERLIGAGMAAGRVQELGGLRPGLAAEAARDRLWTLTSIDVWRLLRLARGWSADQYEDWIGEAMCAAILARP encoded by the coding sequence GTGAATAACGAACGCCGCACATACACCAGCGCGCTGCGCGCCGAGCAGACCCGGCTGACCCAGCGGCGCATCCTCGACGCCGGGCACCGGCTCTTCGTCGAGCAGGGCTACGGCCCGACGACCATCGCCGCCGTCGCCGCCGCCGCGGAGGTCTCGGCGCAGACGGTGTACAACGCGTTCGGCAGCAAGCCGGCGCTGCTCAAGCACGTCTACGACGTCGTCCTGGCCGGCGACGACGAGCCGATCCCGCTGGCGCAGCGACCCGAGGTCCAGGCGATGTACGCGCTCCCCGACCCGGCCGAGTTCCTGCGCGGCTATGCCGGGCTCGCCCGCACGCTGAGCGAGCGACTCGGCCCGTTGATGCTGGTCATCGCCGCCGGGGCAGGCTCTGGGGACCCGGAGCTGACGGCGCACATCGAGACCACCGACGGCGAGCGGCTGATCGGCGCCGGCATGGCGGCCGGGCGGGTCCAGGAGCTCGGCGGCCTGCGCCCCGGCCTCGCCGCCGAGGCGGCCCGCGACCGCCTGTGGACCCTGACCAGCATCGACGTCTGGCGCCTGCTCAGGCTGGCGCGCGGCTGGTCCGCCGACCAGTACGAGGACTGGATCGGCGAGGCCATGTGCGCCGCCATCCTCGCCCGGCCGTAG
- a CDS encoding nucleosidase has translation MTGFLIVSATEAEARYVPAGLPVVVTGLGKTAAATATARALAGLSLDGLTVLNIGTAGALHDGVSGLFTPGRVLNHDIDADAIRALGYDPEELLEVPGGDGVTLATGDRFVADPVVRDRLAARADLVDMEGYAVAYACRAFGVPVRLVKHVSDTADESALDWPSVVDASARILGDWLRAAVS, from the coding sequence GTGACCGGCTTCCTCATCGTCAGCGCCACCGAGGCCGAGGCCCGCTACGTCCCCGCCGGCCTGCCCGTCGTCGTGACGGGGCTCGGCAAGACCGCGGCGGCGACGGCGACGGCGCGCGCCCTCGCCGGCCTTAGCCTCGACGGCCTGACGGTGCTGAACATCGGCACCGCCGGCGCCCTGCACGACGGCGTGAGCGGCCTGTTCACGCCGGGCCGGGTGCTGAACCACGACATCGACGCCGACGCGATCCGGGCGCTCGGCTACGACCCCGAGGAGTTGCTCGAGGTGCCCGGCGGCGACGGGGTCACGCTCGCGACCGGCGACCGGTTCGTCGCCGACCCCGTCGTGCGCGACCGGCTGGCCGCGCGGGCCGACCTCGTCGACATGGAGGGCTACGCCGTCGCCTACGCCTGCCGCGCGTTCGGCGTCCCGGTGCGCCTGGTCAAGCACGTCTCCGACACCGCCGACGAGTCCGCCCTCGACTGGCCGTCGGTGGTCGACGCCAGCGCCCGTATCCTCGGCGACTGGTTGCGCGCGGCGGTGAGCTGA
- a CDS encoding SMP-30/gluconolactonase/LRE family protein, with amino-acid sequence MKAEQLTAAVCEHGEGPAYSPRWAGPRWVDMLAGELLELDGTGAIERRRVGEVAAVVRARRDGGWVVATRRAIALAGGDALDAPLDERPELWNGDAVRANDGGCAPDGAFYLGSMAYDETPGAGTLYRIDPAGAAAPVVKGVTVSNGIGWSPDGTRAYYVDTTTDRIDVFDWSEATGLTGRRTWTEVPGWPDGLTVDAEGGVWVATYATGEVRRYDADGTLDAVVDLPVTHATAVAFTGPGLDQLIVTTSRLGIDTAAEPAAGALFVIAEPGVRGLPLHEFGG; translated from the coding sequence ATGAAGGCCGAGCAGCTGACCGCGGCGGTGTGCGAGCACGGCGAGGGGCCGGCGTACTCGCCGCGCTGGGCCGGCCCGCGCTGGGTCGACATGCTCGCCGGCGAGCTGCTCGAGCTCGACGGGACGGGCGCCATCGAGCGCCGCCGCGTGGGCGAGGTCGCCGCCGTCGTGCGGGCGCGGCGTGACGGCGGCTGGGTGGTCGCCACCCGCCGGGCCATCGCGCTGGCCGGCGGCGACGCGCTCGACGCGCCCCTGGACGAGCGCCCGGAGCTGTGGAACGGCGACGCCGTCCGTGCCAACGACGGCGGCTGCGCGCCCGACGGCGCCTTCTACCTGGGCTCCATGGCCTACGACGAGACGCCCGGCGCCGGCACGCTGTACCGCATCGACCCTGCTGGCGCGGCCGCCCCCGTGGTCAAGGGCGTGACGGTGTCCAACGGCATCGGCTGGTCGCCCGACGGCACCCGCGCCTACTACGTCGACACCACGACCGACCGCATCGACGTCTTCGACTGGTCCGAGGCGACGGGGCTCACCGGCCGGCGCACCTGGACCGAGGTCCCGGGCTGGCCCGACGGCCTCACCGTCGACGCCGAGGGCGGGGTCTGGGTCGCGACCTACGCGACGGGCGAGGTGCGCCGCTACGACGCCGACGGCACCCTCGACGCCGTCGTCGACCTGCCGGTCACGCACGCCACCGCGGTCGCCTTCACCGGGCCCGGCCTCGACCAGCTCATCGTGACGACGTCGCGGCTCGGCATCGACACCGCGGCCGAGCCCGCGGCGGGCGCCCTGTTCGTCATCGCCGAGCCCGGCGTCCGCGGCCTCCCGCTGCACGAGTTCGGCGGCTGA
- a CDS encoding PIG-L family deacetylase, producing MTKYVRPVPATRSLVVVCAHPYDATFALGGVIAAFADSGTSVHVLCLTHGRHADPRPRHRLDRARDLGRATRHLGAEDVTLLDHAPGTLAIVGLDDLVEEILSTRHSADAILTVDATGADAHPDHIRAMRAAYRAATKQGSTLYAWTLRAGQPARGHQVLVVDVDRERQRTATNCHTGLPADDPLRNRWQRHQDRAERLIVLRTERSVPVYARHV from the coding sequence ATGACAAAGTACGTGCGGCCGGTTCCGGCCACCCGGAGTCTGGTCGTCGTATGCGCGCATCCGTACGACGCGACCTTCGCGCTCGGCGGCGTCATCGCGGCGTTCGCCGATTCGGGGACGTCGGTGCACGTCCTCTGCCTCACCCACGGCCGGCACGCCGACCCGCGGCCACGGCACCGCCTGGACCGCGCCCGCGACCTCGGCCGCGCGACCCGTCACCTCGGCGCCGAGGACGTCACGCTGCTCGATCACGCGCCCGGCACGCTCGCCATCGTCGGCCTGGACGACCTCGTCGAGGAGATCCTGAGCACGCGGCACAGCGCCGACGCGATCCTCACGGTCGACGCGACCGGCGCCGACGCCCACCCGGACCACATCCGCGCCATGCGCGCCGCCTACCGCGCGGCCACGAAGCAGGGCAGCACGCTCTATGCCTGGACGCTGCGCGCCGGCCAGCCCGCCCGCGGCCACCAGGTCCTCGTCGTCGACGTCGACCGCGAGCGCCAGCGGACGGCGACCAACTGCCACACCGGCCTGCCGGCGGACGACCCGCTGCGCAACCGCTGGCAGCGCCACCAGGACCGGGCCGAGCGGCTGATCGTCCTGCGCACCGAGCGCTCCGTCCCGGTGTACGCGCGTCACGTCTGA
- a CDS encoding universal stress protein → MSSTIVVGVDGSPDSGIALDWAAKEAALRGVGLTVVYGLLMPVAAVPFGPAATLPPSEELRELATGVLDAARDRVARAEPAVDVDTFLILRGAVEAILDVANEAELIVVGTRGLGGVSGLVLGSVSSRVAARASCPTVVVPSVVSPDDGSIVVGVDGSRAGDAALRFALAEAGRRSAKVVAVYAHHDQSDLESLVPAALERARAAILTDPDVSIRIDPGRPSDVLVEAGRDAALIVVGSRGRGQVRSLLLGSTSSAVLQRSSRPVAVVHSP, encoded by the coding sequence ATGAGCAGCACGATCGTCGTCGGCGTGGACGGATCGCCCGACAGCGGCATCGCCCTCGACTGGGCCGCGAAGGAGGCCGCGCTGCGTGGCGTCGGCCTCACCGTCGTGTACGGCCTGCTCATGCCGGTCGCCGCGGTCCCGTTCGGCCCGGCCGCCACGCTCCCGCCGTCGGAGGAGCTGCGCGAACTGGCGACCGGCGTGCTCGACGCCGCCCGCGACCGCGTGGCCCGGGCCGAGCCCGCCGTCGACGTCGACACCTTCCTCATCCTGCGCGGCGCCGTGGAGGCGATCCTCGACGTCGCGAACGAGGCGGAGCTGATCGTGGTCGGGACCCGCGGCCTCGGCGGGGTCAGCGGGCTGGTGCTCGGCTCGGTCAGCAGCCGGGTCGCGGCCCGCGCGAGCTGCCCGACGGTGGTCGTGCCCTCGGTCGTCTCGCCCGACGACGGGTCGATCGTGGTGGGGGTCGACGGCTCCCGCGCCGGCGACGCCGCGCTCCGGTTCGCACTGGCCGAGGCCGGACGCCGGTCGGCGAAGGTCGTGGCGGTGTACGCCCATCACGACCAGTCCGACCTGGAGTCGCTGGTGCCGGCCGCGCTGGAACGGGCCCGGGCGGCGATCCTCACCGACCCCGACGTGTCGATCCGCATCGATCCCGGCCGCCCCTCGGACGTGCTCGTCGAGGCCGGCCGGGACGCGGCGCTGATCGTGGTCGGCTCGCGGGGGCGCGGTCAGGTGCGCAGCCTGCTGCTCGGCTCGACCAGCAGCGCGGTGCTGCAGCGCTCGTCCCGCCCCGTCGCCGTCGTCCACTCCCCCTGA
- a CDS encoding SNF2-related protein, which produces MARDARRRPGASRTGTRAKSRARGQGNQGTEGTQDIMSVLARAVREVESAVQRGSSTPSTRTKFQVIALLVREERAQVKADTTRSEAYRAEQLKRLDGIATILAKVAVRESPLLELLDENAVVTDAARGLRREMLIAAGRQPGEDSVAVTTPTATTTANAATTAPKRQVVPQAVVSRQLSNPFLAPDYEAFSAVAPRPDTQRPRRLVNWELIEPLLNSFETAADGKAASMDLPDRADPRTRDGQLLMRHQAQVVEAAEEGHRTFLLADEPGLGKTAQALLAAQAANAFPLLVVVPNVVKTNWAREAALWTPGHPATVIHGDGDTIDGFADIIVVNYEVLDRHVGWLGDLGFRGMVVDEAHFIKNKKSQRSQHVLQLSEQIRTRTVRPLLMALTGTPLINDIDDFRAIWQFLGWIDEKKPRAELMGALEATGLTPADPGFATAARTSVIDLGIVRRRKVDVAADIPARRVADLPVELDDSLGRSIRKAERELADRLVARYRMALEARAEAAGTLTGAAAVVDGIDHDLVRRVVGAELTDKSAKTGENVFSMIRRIGQAKAGLAADYAAQLARNVGKVVFFAKHVDVMDAAEAIFAERGLRYSSIRGEQTNKKRQQNIDAFVNDPEVAVAVCSLTAAGVGINLQVASNLVLAELSWSAAEQTQAIDRVHRIGQAEPVTAWRIIAAQTIDTKIAELIDSKAGLAARALDGSDDEVASAADVQLEALVALLTDALRAEVLPVTP; this is translated from the coding sequence TTGGCGAGAGACGCCAGGCGCCGGCCCGGCGCCAGTAGAACGGGCACGCGAGCGAAGAGTCGCGCGCGTGGCCAGGGCAATCAAGGCACCGAGGGCACGCAGGACATCATGTCCGTGCTCGCGCGTGCGGTGCGTGAGGTCGAGTCCGCCGTGCAACGCGGGTCGTCGACTCCCTCGACGCGCACGAAGTTCCAGGTCATCGCCCTGCTGGTCCGTGAAGAGCGGGCCCAGGTCAAGGCCGACACCACCCGCAGCGAGGCCTATCGGGCCGAGCAGCTGAAGCGCCTGGACGGCATCGCGACGATTCTCGCGAAGGTCGCCGTTCGCGAGTCGCCGCTGCTGGAGCTGCTCGACGAGAACGCGGTCGTCACCGACGCGGCCAGGGGGCTGCGGCGCGAGATGCTGATCGCGGCCGGGCGGCAGCCGGGGGAGGACTCCGTCGCCGTCACCACTCCGACGGCCACCACCACGGCGAATGCGGCGACGACGGCGCCGAAGCGGCAGGTCGTGCCGCAGGCGGTCGTGTCGAGGCAGCTGTCCAACCCGTTCCTCGCCCCCGACTACGAGGCGTTCTCTGCGGTTGCGCCGCGGCCGGACACCCAGCGGCCCCGCCGGCTGGTCAACTGGGAGCTGATCGAGCCGCTGCTCAACTCGTTCGAGACCGCGGCCGACGGCAAGGCCGCCTCCATGGACCTCCCCGACCGCGCCGACCCTCGCACGCGGGACGGACAGCTGCTCATGCGCCACCAGGCGCAGGTGGTCGAGGCCGCTGAGGAGGGGCACCGGACGTTCCTGCTCGCCGACGAGCCGGGACTGGGCAAGACCGCCCAGGCACTGCTCGCCGCGCAGGCGGCCAATGCGTTCCCGCTGCTCGTCGTCGTGCCGAACGTCGTGAAGACGAACTGGGCGCGCGAGGCCGCGCTGTGGACGCCGGGCCACCCGGCGACGGTCATCCACGGCGACGGCGACACCATCGACGGGTTCGCGGACATCATCGTCGTCAACTACGAGGTGCTCGACCGCCACGTCGGCTGGCTCGGCGACCTCGGCTTCCGCGGCATGGTCGTCGACGAGGCGCACTTCATCAAGAACAAGAAGTCGCAGCGGTCCCAGCACGTCCTGCAGCTCTCCGAGCAGATCCGGACCCGGACGGTGCGCCCGCTGCTCATGGCGCTCACCGGAACACCGCTGATCAACGACATCGACGACTTCCGGGCCATCTGGCAGTTCCTCGGCTGGATCGACGAGAAGAAGCCGCGCGCCGAGCTCATGGGAGCGCTCGAGGCGACCGGCCTCACCCCGGCCGACCCCGGCTTCGCGACCGCCGCCCGCACCAGCGTCATCGACCTCGGCATCGTCCGGCGCCGCAAGGTCGACGTCGCGGCCGACATCCCGGCGCGACGAGTCGCCGACTTGCCCGTCGAGCTCGACGACTCTCTCGGCCGCTCGATCCGCAAGGCCGAGCGCGAGCTCGCCGACCGCCTCGTCGCGCGCTACCGCATGGCGCTCGAGGCACGCGCCGAGGCCGCCGGCACGCTGACCGGAGCTGCCGCCGTCGTCGACGGCATCGACCACGACCTCGTGCGCCGCGTCGTCGGGGCCGAGCTGACCGACAAGTCGGCGAAGACCGGCGAGAACGTGTTCAGCATGATCCGCCGCATAGGCCAGGCCAAGGCCGGCCTCGCCGCCGACTACGCAGCGCAGCTCGCCCGCAACGTCGGCAAGGTCGTCTTCTTCGCCAAGCACGTCGACGTCATGGACGCGGCCGAGGCGATCTTCGCCGAGCGCGGACTGCGCTACTCGTCGATCCGCGGCGAGCAGACGAACAAGAAGCGCCAGCAGAACATCGACGCGTTCGTGAACGACCCCGAGGTGGCGGTCGCGGTCTGCTCGCTGACGGCGGCCGGCGTCGGCATCAACCTGCAGGTCGCGTCCAACCTCGTGCTCGCCGAGCTGTCCTGGTCCGCCGCCGAGCAGACCCAGGCCATCGACCGCGTCCACCGCATCGGCCAGGCCGAGCCGGTCACCGCGTGGCGCATCATCGCCGCGCAGACCATCGACACCAAGATCGCCGAGCTCATCGACAGCAAGGCCGGACTCGCGGCCCGGGCGCTCGACGGCTCCGACGACGAGGTGGCGTCGGCGGCCGACGTGCAGCTCGAGGCGCTGGTAGCGCTGCTGACCGACGCACTGCGCGCAGAGGTGCTGCCGGTGACGCCATAA
- a CDS encoding cytochrome c oxidase subunit 4 — translation MRIESMIFGIVTVFFAIVTPVYWFLSEDPTGTTALTVTFGFGGMIAFYFMLVSRRIRPRPEDRSDATIPDFAGEYGFYAPNSWWPLAAAAAVGVVFIGLVFAWFVFIIGIALAAVAAIGWIFEYYRGEYSH, via the coding sequence ATGAGGATCGAGTCGATGATCTTCGGCATCGTGACGGTGTTCTTCGCGATCGTCACGCCCGTGTACTGGTTCCTGTCCGAGGACCCGACCGGAACGACCGCTCTCACCGTCACGTTCGGTTTCGGCGGGATGATCGCCTTCTACTTCATGCTGGTCTCCCGCCGCATCCGCCCGCGGCCCGAGGACCGCTCGGACGCCACGATCCCGGACTTCGCCGGCGAGTACGGCTTCTACGCCCCGAACTCGTGGTGGCCGCTCGCGGCCGCCGCCGCGGTGGGTGTGGTGTTCATCGGCCTGGTGTTCGCGTGGTTCGTCTTCATCATCGGCATCGCCCTGGCCGCGGTCGCCGCCATCGGCTGGATCTTCGAGTACTACCGGGGCGAGTACAGCCACTAG
- a CDS encoding TIGR03619 family F420-dependent LLM class oxidoreductase encodes MRLGLRLPQRVGTDLRHDVTEVAGAAERAGFDSVWAWERLLFPVAPRDSFTPGAPWPSAYRQAADPLTVLAAAAVVTERVRIGTSVMVAGLHQPLQLAKRFATLDQLSGGRVVAGLGTGWAVDEFEAVGVAKVHRGRLLDETLDVFEAAWGPDPVSYRGPTTLIDNAYVLPKPAAPIPVLLAGDVDVSAAGGPNARVLERIAHRADGWLPLLPTPGAAGATKLRTEWDLIRQTAAAAGRDPSTMELVVVGNIAFSETPLGDDRAGFAGTRAQVLDDIAAVASAGADELILDLHLQDWWQSTRQMLDAALEIRDLAAA; translated from the coding sequence ATGAGACTTGGACTCCGACTGCCCCAGCGGGTGGGCACCGATCTACGGCACGACGTCACGGAGGTGGCCGGCGCGGCCGAACGCGCCGGGTTCGACAGCGTGTGGGCCTGGGAGCGGCTGTTGTTTCCCGTCGCGCCGCGCGATTCCTTCACCCCGGGCGCGCCGTGGCCGTCCGCGTACCGGCAGGCGGCCGACCCGCTGACCGTTCTCGCGGCCGCGGCCGTGGTGACCGAGCGAGTGAGAATCGGCACCAGCGTCATGGTGGCCGGCCTTCACCAGCCGCTCCAGCTCGCGAAGAGGTTCGCGACCCTCGACCAGCTCAGTGGCGGGCGCGTGGTCGCGGGACTGGGAACGGGCTGGGCGGTCGACGAGTTCGAGGCGGTCGGGGTGGCCAAGGTCCATCGCGGCCGGCTGCTCGACGAGACCCTCGACGTCTTCGAGGCGGCCTGGGGTCCGGATCCGGTGAGCTACCGCGGGCCGACCACGCTCATCGACAACGCCTACGTCCTGCCGAAGCCGGCCGCGCCGATCCCGGTCCTGCTGGCCGGCGATGTCGACGTCAGTGCCGCAGGAGGTCCGAACGCACGGGTGCTGGAGCGGATCGCCCATCGGGCCGACGGGTGGCTGCCACTCCTCCCGACTCCTGGCGCCGCCGGCGCGACGAAGCTGCGTACGGAGTGGGACCTGATCCGGCAGACGGCGGCAGCCGCGGGCCGCGACCCGTCGACGATGGAGCTGGTCGTCGTGGGGAACATCGCGTTCTCCGAGACGCCGCTGGGCGACGACCGGGCCGGCTTCGCGGGTACGCGAGCGCAGGTCCTCGATGACATCGCCGCCGTCGCGAGTGCGGGCGCCGACGAGCTGATCCTCGACCTGCACCTGCAGGACTGGTGGCAGAGCACCCGTCAGATGCTGGACGCGGCCCTCGAGATCCGGGACCTCGCCGCGGCCTAG
- a CDS encoding helix-turn-helix domain-containing protein translates to MDTVREARARRGELGDFLKSRRARITPEQVGLPTVGRRRTPGLRREEVSQLAGVGVTWYTWLEQGRDINASEQVLVAISRTLRLDQHEQAHLFTLAGSAEPPSDAGGHAVSPSMTAMMAKLDPYPAMVTNARCDVLAHNRGYSWLMGDLGAIPLSERNLLVQSLLNPEWRARSVDWEEQVPRLVAGFRAAWADHVSEPAWKSLVKRLTAESPLFEQLWPRCDVTREPVTTRRFEHPAAGLLTFTVTQLNAGPHSEITMSTFTPADDETAAKLPILSSTN, encoded by the coding sequence GTGGATACGGTTCGTGAGGCTCGCGCTCGTCGCGGCGAGCTCGGCGACTTCCTGAAGAGCCGGCGCGCCCGCATCACCCCCGAGCAGGTCGGCCTGCCCACTGTGGGCCGCCGCCGTACCCCCGGACTGCGGCGCGAAGAGGTCTCCCAACTCGCCGGCGTCGGCGTCACCTGGTACACCTGGCTCGAACAGGGCCGCGACATCAATGCGTCCGAACAGGTGCTGGTGGCGATCTCGCGCACGCTGCGGCTCGATCAGCACGAGCAGGCACATCTCTTCACCCTGGCGGGCTCGGCAGAACCGCCGAGCGACGCGGGCGGTCATGCCGTGTCGCCGTCGATGACGGCGATGATGGCCAAGCTCGATCCCTATCCGGCCATGGTGACGAATGCGCGGTGCGACGTTCTCGCCCACAACCGGGGCTACAGCTGGCTCATGGGCGATCTGGGCGCCATTCCTCTCTCGGAACGCAATCTTCTGGTGCAGTCGCTGCTCAATCCTGAATGGCGAGCTCGTTCCGTCGACTGGGAGGAGCAGGTTCCACGTCTCGTGGCCGGCTTCCGCGCCGCCTGGGCCGATCATGTGAGCGAGCCGGCGTGGAAATCCCTGGTGAAGCGGCTGACCGCCGAGTCGCCCCTGTTCGAGCAGCTCTGGCCCCGCTGCGACGTGACGCGCGAGCCGGTGACGACTCGGCGGTTCGAACACCCGGCCGCGGGTCTCCTGACGTTCACCGTCACGCAGCTGAACGCCGGACCCCACTCGGAGATCACGATGTCCACCTTCACCCCCGCCGACGACGAGACGGCGGCGAAGCTGCCCATCCTCTCGTCGACGAACTGA
- a CDS encoding carbohydrate ABC transporter permease, whose product MSSVTTAARPRRATRRGAQAAAVHLAAIVVSFVCAGPVVLLIVASLHDSVFADFSFANLTVANYERLLSNAVFLRWIVNSVLVASAVTALTVAVDMLAAYAFAKMRFAGRDLTFRLLLATMMLPFSATLVPVYLLASELGMIDRYSGLIVPALAGPFGVYLLRQFVRGIPDSLLEAARIDGAGHGGMFLRIVLPLCRQPMAVLAIFTFVANWNTFLWPLLIAQSEHMMTLPVGIATTNTQFAQNISMLTAGAVISIVPMAVLFVAFQRHFIGGVLAGAVKS is encoded by the coding sequence ATGTCTAGTGTCACCACCGCCGCCCGGCCACGCCGTGCCACCCGGCGCGGCGCGCAGGCCGCGGCCGTCCACCTGGCGGCCATCGTGGTGTCGTTCGTCTGCGCCGGCCCGGTCGTGCTCCTGATCGTGGCCTCGCTGCACGACTCCGTCTTCGCCGACTTCTCCTTCGCGAACCTCACGGTCGCGAACTACGAGCGGCTGCTGTCCAACGCCGTGTTCCTGCGCTGGATCGTCAACAGCGTCCTCGTCGCGTCGGCCGTCACGGCGCTCACCGTCGCGGTCGACATGCTCGCCGCGTACGCGTTCGCGAAGATGCGCTTCGCCGGCCGCGACCTCACCTTCCGGTTGCTGCTGGCGACGATGATGCTGCCGTTCTCGGCCACCCTGGTGCCGGTCTACCTCCTGGCCTCGGAGCTCGGCATGATCGACCGGTACAGCGGCCTGATCGTCCCGGCCCTCGCGGGACCGTTCGGGGTGTACCTGCTGCGCCAGTTCGTCAGGGGCATTCCCGACTCCCTGCTCGAAGCCGCTCGCATCGACGGCGCCGGCCACGGGGGCATGTTCCTCAGGATCGTCCTGCCGCTGTGCCGCCAGCCGATGGCCGTGCTGGCCATCTTCACCTTCGTGGCCAACTGGAACACGTTCCTGTGGCCACTGCTGATCGCGCAGAGCGAGCACATGATGACCCTGCCGGTCGGCATCGCCACGACGAACACGCAGTTCGCGCAGAACATCTCGATGCTCACCGCGGGGGCCGTCATCAGCATCGTCCCGATGGCCGTGCTCTTCGTCGCCTTCCAACGCCACTTCATCGGCGGCGTCCTCGCGGGCGCCGTCAAGTCCTGA